A genomic stretch from Bordetella sp. N includes:
- a CDS encoding cell division protein: MVTWLYAVALGHLVVSLFLTWGGHLAPAAAYLARIEHAFWPDAAPLHVRDVQVWWLSLFGATLQSYSIFMLVLVHVGNTMRAPIAWQGMMAGVLLWAPQDIFLSLTSGITLNAWIDGAAVLVLLPPLVYLYRHDHAAASQTRRASLVGHD; this comes from the coding sequence ATGGTTACCTGGCTGTATGCCGTCGCGCTGGGTCATCTGGTCGTCAGTCTGTTTCTTACCTGGGGCGGGCACCTCGCCCCAGCGGCCGCCTACCTGGCCCGCATCGAACACGCCTTCTGGCCTGACGCGGCGCCCCTGCACGTCCGCGACGTGCAGGTCTGGTGGCTGTCCTTGTTCGGCGCCACCCTTCAGAGTTACTCCATCTTCATGCTGGTGCTGGTACACGTCGGCAACACGATGCGTGCCCCGATCGCGTGGCAGGGCATGATGGCCGGCGTGCTGCTGTGGGCACCGCAGGACATCTTTCTTTCGCTGACCTCCGGCATCACCCTGAACGCCTGGATCGATGGCGCCGCCGTACTGGTCTTGTTGCCGCCACTGGTCTATCTGTACCGACACGACCACGCCGCGGCCAGCCAGACGCGTCGCGCATCGCTGGTCGGCCATGACTGA
- a CDS encoding NAD(P)-dependent oxidoreductase: protein MNEHKPIVGIIGLGNAGLALATPLLRRFDVLGYDRDAERLTVARDKGVRVAADAAQVARQSDIVLLSLPTPAASLAAADALAQGQLLDRLVIETSTVSPQDVTALQARVAPYGARVIDAAIIGGVHKLAQGKTTFLVGASAEDYALAKPILEIAAEEIFHLGPAGSGMRAKLVNNAVAHTTMVMLMEGATLAAKAGVPLDVFYTLMRRESGLLRPLTHRFGERVLQQDFEGGMPTANARKDSALALELGRELGVPLFTMQASHTVYEIARGAGLDRLDYASISKLWEQWTDVAFGGNAHAQ from the coding sequence ATGAACGAACATAAGCCGATCGTCGGCATCATCGGGCTAGGCAACGCAGGCCTAGCCTTGGCAACTCCCCTGCTGCGTCGCTTCGATGTGCTGGGATATGACCGTGACGCCGAGCGCCTCACCGTGGCACGCGATAAAGGCGTGCGCGTTGCCGCCGATGCGGCTCAAGTGGCGCGCCAGAGCGATATCGTACTGCTGTCCCTGCCAACCCCGGCCGCGTCGCTGGCCGCCGCCGACGCATTGGCGCAAGGCCAGCTGCTTGACCGCCTGGTGATCGAAACGAGCACTGTCAGCCCGCAAGACGTGACGGCCTTGCAAGCGCGCGTGGCGCCGTACGGCGCCCGTGTGATCGACGCCGCCATCATCGGGGGCGTCCACAAACTGGCGCAAGGCAAGACGACCTTCCTGGTGGGAGCGTCGGCGGAGGACTATGCGCTCGCCAAGCCCATCCTGGAAATCGCAGCAGAAGAAATTTTCCACCTTGGACCTGCCGGCAGCGGCATGCGCGCCAAGCTGGTCAACAACGCCGTGGCGCATACGACCATGGTCATGTTGATGGAAGGCGCCACCCTCGCGGCCAAGGCGGGCGTGCCGCTGGATGTCTTCTATACCCTGATGCGGCGGGAGTCCGGACTGCTACGTCCCCTGACGCATCGCTTCGGCGAACGTGTGCTCCAGCAGGACTTCGAGGGCGGCATGCCTACCGCCAATGCGCGCAAGGACTCTGCTCTGGCGTTGGAATTGGGCCGTGAACTGGGTGTGCCCTTGTTCACCATGCAGGCGTCGCACACCGTCTATGAGATCGCGCGTGGCGCAGGATTGGATCGCCTGGACTACGCTTCCATTTCCAAGTTGTGGGAACAATGGACAGACGTCGCATTCGGAGGAAATGCTCATGCGCAATGA
- a CDS encoding glutamate cyclase domain-containing protein, translated as MRNERSASAPDLPHDTNPWYYEYLDQIANLELKNKPAQQGGTALRYRAARSSQGDEPICASIARTLGALRPGGTVILVTGTGNPDWLPRGETDGPSGVAILARVFGALGLRSCILSEQRFLPGIVAAVRAGGTPFLEEPAWVRRDNAALALPFPTGAAAAAPFIENVMGRLPGIAAGFFIEKPGPNALGAFHNSSGKSKDGDWVAHAHLLVTALRARGVPTVAVGDGGNEIGFGRIRDTLATRLPAGGECACPCRGGLLDATKVDLLLPAAVSNWGAYAIAAALALAHGRPGLLPDWPEVAASIRAPIAEGAFDGYSGLALDTVDGTSRAANHAVYQLMREVLRLAHEGAHA; from the coding sequence ATGCGCAATGAACGCTCCGCGAGCGCCCCCGACCTGCCCCACGATACCAATCCTTGGTACTACGAGTATCTCGATCAGATTGCCAATCTGGAACTGAAGAACAAACCCGCGCAACAAGGCGGCACGGCATTGCGGTACCGCGCGGCAAGATCCTCCCAAGGCGACGAACCCATCTGCGCCAGCATCGCGCGTACATTGGGCGCCCTTCGACCTGGCGGGACTGTCATTCTGGTCACCGGGACCGGTAATCCTGACTGGCTGCCCCGCGGCGAAACCGACGGTCCTTCCGGCGTGGCGATCCTGGCACGTGTGTTCGGCGCGTTGGGATTGCGCAGCTGCATTCTTTCGGAGCAACGCTTCCTGCCCGGCATCGTGGCGGCCGTGCGGGCCGGTGGCACGCCCTTTCTGGAAGAACCCGCCTGGGTCCGGCGCGACAACGCGGCCCTTGCGCTGCCCTTTCCCACCGGCGCGGCGGCGGCAGCACCATTCATCGAAAACGTGATGGGTCGCTTACCAGGCATCGCTGCCGGATTCTTTATCGAAAAGCCGGGGCCGAACGCGTTGGGTGCATTCCACAACAGCAGCGGCAAATCCAAGGACGGTGATTGGGTGGCGCACGCGCACCTGTTGGTAACCGCGCTGCGTGCGCGGGGCGTGCCGACCGTGGCGGTGGGTGACGGTGGCAATGAAATCGGCTTCGGCCGTATCCGCGACACGCTGGCAACGCGACTGCCTGCAGGTGGCGAGTGCGCGTGCCCTTGTCGCGGCGGCCTGCTCGACGCCACGAAAGTTGACCTGCTATTGCCCGCGGCCGTATCCAATTGGGGCGCTTATGCCATCGCGGCTGCCCTCGCGCTGGCACATGGACGGCCTGGCCTGTTACCCGACTGGCCGGAAGTGGCCGCCAGCATTCGCGCGCCGATCGCCGAAGGCGCTTTCGACGGCTACAGCGGACTGGCGCTCGATACCGTCGATGGTACCTCGCGTGCGGCCAATCACGCCGTCTATCAGCTGATGCGCGAGGTCTTGCGCCTGGCCCATGAAGGAGCTCACGCATGA
- a CDS encoding SDR family oxidoreductase — MNTQTSNSQVSSTSAKLAGKTAFVTGGGRGIGAAIVRRLADDGAAVAFTYRGSADQAKALADEIKAAGGRALALQADAADPAAVVRALAQTTDAFGPLDILVNNAGVLALGSIETLTLEEFDRTLDLNVRAVFIAAQAALPRMNDGGRIINIGSVNADRMPFPGGAAYAMSKSALQGLVRGMARDLGPRRITVNNVQPGPTNTDMNPETGEFAQMLHGLMALQRHAQPEEIAGMVAYLAGPDAGFVTGANLTIDGGFAA; from the coding sequence GAACACCCAGACTTCGAACTCGCAGGTTTCCTCCACCTCGGCCAAGCTGGCCGGCAAGACGGCCTTCGTCACCGGCGGCGGTCGCGGCATTGGCGCGGCCATCGTGCGGCGCCTGGCCGATGATGGCGCTGCCGTGGCCTTCACCTATCGCGGCTCGGCCGACCAGGCCAAGGCGCTCGCCGACGAGATCAAGGCCGCCGGCGGCCGCGCGCTGGCCCTGCAGGCAGACGCCGCGGACCCCGCCGCGGTCGTGCGTGCCTTGGCCCAGACGACGGACGCCTTCGGTCCGCTCGACATCCTGGTCAATAACGCCGGCGTGCTGGCCTTGGGATCGATCGAAACGCTGACCCTGGAAGAGTTCGACCGCACCTTGGACCTGAACGTCCGCGCGGTGTTCATCGCGGCGCAGGCCGCCCTACCCCGCATGAATGACGGCGGCCGTATCATCAATATCGGCAGCGTCAACGCCGACCGCATGCCCTTCCCCGGTGGCGCTGCCTACGCCATGAGCAAGTCGGCCCTGCAAGGCCTGGTGCGCGGCATGGCCCGCGATCTGGGACCGCGCCGCATCACGGTGAACAACGTCCAGCCCGGCCCGACCAACACCGACATGAATCCGGAAACCGGCGAATTCGCGCAAATGCTGCACGGCCTGATGGCGCTGCAACGGCACGCGCAGCCCGAAGAAATCGCCGGCATGGTGGCGTATCTGGCAGGACCCGATGCAGGCTTCGTGACCGGCGCGAACCTGACGATAGACGGTGGGTTCGCGGCTTAA
- a CDS encoding PEP-utilizing enzyme, producing MTDSVLYLLAGNGSAADWWDDVLPCFQHHDVRPLELPGFGDNPLPPCVDLADYARALLSMTERGHAIVAVGVNALLVLHALQLQPGHFSRTVLLAPVGAFLWQRRLPALMAPMPLRRTIHHLLSHWPTLFARKFSRQRWTDEQYRRMGRGYARCRAFVPHWDLVRADTALTLLEWVRDPIELVWGDQDRMLGVTQAAAWSAILARADLTISLQPGWGHYPWIDAPQAFAEWLESGPAAQTRGFVAHTKGGRLRLAAFAGLPVPPALTVTEAADPRLPGLLAEHPEAVWAVRSSSHTEDQADAANAGLHTTYLRVATADVAARIADLRASHVEEAVVQLYVEPVLSGIAFVRHIAVELEWVQGHLEGLADGTATPNRAVLSPLGDAWREGSFINAHGLTQDALWRFLQDVLRTFHYVHGDIEWAWDGRQLWLLQYRPVTGYPWRRNLTSANIGEILPPRPSRLTEYAQRRAAASIPAIMARWDTRVLADNEPFTATFGGASYINSDLFLARMAEWGVSSRGYVAEIGGSAPRLPWRPLRLLRSLPLFLRMQRRARAHLYTLEAGLRRHDDALRALIAQGADGQQLADWFTRFYVFVVQGNLCIATALASSGGDTLGRPPTAYGDLARSPHRVPYEADPASPRPELEELSLQDFPRWSTAIRLAHGAGLPGMRGYYLQVREWYRDNLMRVTFRLHHAMPAADRANWFAPHEDSRDRQGSFWQDGRASTEQADGFMIYPGRVQGTLGEDILLVDTLEPGLYAHYQSARAVIARMGGRLSHGSTLLRELRKPSAVLPLVDPAWLGRVVLYHDGTLTLVEEEGKHAFNPDCP from the coding sequence ATGACTGATTCCGTCCTCTACCTGCTGGCCGGCAATGGCAGCGCCGCCGATTGGTGGGACGACGTGCTGCCCTGCTTCCAGCACCATGACGTCCGGCCGCTGGAACTGCCCGGCTTCGGCGACAACCCGCTGCCGCCCTGTGTCGATCTTGCCGACTACGCCCGCGCCCTGCTGTCCATGACCGAACGGGGTCACGCCATCGTGGCGGTTGGCGTCAATGCCTTGCTGGTCCTGCATGCCTTGCAGCTGCAACCGGGGCATTTTTCCCGGACGGTGCTGTTGGCGCCCGTGGGCGCTTTCCTCTGGCAGCGGCGCCTGCCCGCCTTGATGGCGCCCATGCCGCTGCGCAGGACCATCCACCATCTTCTGTCGCATTGGCCCACGCTGTTCGCGCGCAAGTTCTCGCGCCAACGCTGGACCGACGAACAATATCGGCGCATGGGGCGGGGCTACGCACGTTGCCGTGCGTTTGTGCCGCATTGGGATCTGGTGCGCGCGGATACCGCCTTGACCCTGCTGGAATGGGTGCGCGACCCCATCGAATTGGTATGGGGCGACCAAGACCGGATGCTGGGCGTGACGCAGGCTGCGGCGTGGTCCGCCATCCTGGCACGGGCGGATCTGACCATCAGCCTGCAACCGGGCTGGGGGCACTACCCCTGGATCGACGCGCCGCAGGCGTTCGCGGAATGGCTGGAGTCAGGGCCGGCGGCGCAAACGCGCGGCTTCGTCGCCCACACCAAGGGCGGACGCCTGCGCCTGGCGGCGTTCGCAGGCCTGCCCGTACCGCCCGCGCTGACGGTGACGGAGGCGGCCGACCCGCGCCTGCCCGGTTTGCTCGCCGAGCATCCGGAAGCCGTCTGGGCAGTCCGCTCGTCCAGTCATACGGAGGACCAGGCCGATGCCGCCAATGCCGGCCTGCATACGACCTACCTGCGTGTGGCCACGGCGGACGTCGCGGCGCGCATCGCCGATTTACGCGCCAGCCATGTCGAAGAGGCCGTCGTACAGCTTTATGTCGAACCGGTACTGTCCGGCATTGCTTTCGTGCGGCATATCGCCGTCGAACTGGAGTGGGTACAAGGTCACCTTGAAGGCCTGGCTGACGGCACGGCCACACCCAATCGGGCGGTGTTGTCCCCACTGGGCGACGCCTGGCGCGAAGGCTCGTTCATCAACGCGCACGGGTTGACGCAGGATGCGCTCTGGCGCTTTCTCCAGGACGTGCTGCGGACCTTCCATTATGTGCACGGCGATATCGAGTGGGCGTGGGATGGACGCCAGCTGTGGCTGCTCCAATATCGTCCTGTCACCGGCTATCCCTGGCGCCGCAACCTGACCTCGGCCAATATCGGCGAAATCCTGCCGCCACGGCCCAGCCGCCTGACGGAATATGCGCAACGGCGCGCGGCGGCCAGCATCCCCGCGATCATGGCGCGTTGGGACACCCGCGTGCTGGCTGACAACGAACCTTTCACCGCGACGTTCGGCGGCGCGTCCTATATCAACAGCGATCTGTTCCTGGCGCGCATGGCGGAATGGGGGGTGTCTTCACGCGGCTATGTGGCGGAGATAGGCGGATCGGCGCCGCGCCTGCCGTGGCGCCCGCTGCGGCTGCTGCGTTCGCTGCCCTTGTTCTTGCGCATGCAGCGCCGCGCCCGCGCGCATCTCTACACGCTGGAAGCCGGCTTGCGCCGCCACGACGACGCGCTGCGCGCCTTGATCGCCCAAGGCGCAGACGGCCAGCAACTGGCCGACTGGTTCACGCGCTTCTATGTCTTCGTCGTGCAGGGCAATCTGTGCATCGCCACGGCGCTGGCCAGCAGCGGCGGCGACACGCTGGGCCGTCCGCCCACTGCATATGGCGACCTGGCCCGCAGTCCGCACCGGGTGCCCTATGAAGCGGACCCCGCGTCGCCACGGCCGGAACTGGAAGAACTATCGCTTCAGGATTTCCCGCGCTGGTCGACGGCCATCAGGCTTGCGCATGGCGCGGGACTGCCCGGCATGCGCGGCTACTACCTGCAGGTGCGGGAGTGGTACCGCGACAACCTGATGCGCGTGACCTTTCGTTTGCATCACGCCATGCCCGCTGCCGACCGCGCGAACTGGTTTGCTCCGCATGAGGACAGCCGCGACCGTCAAGGCAGTTTCTGGCAGGACGGGCGCGCGAGCACCGAGCAGGCTGACGGCTTCATGATCTACCCAGGCCGGGTGCAAGGCACCCTGGGCGAGGACATTCTGCTGGTGGATACGCTGGAGCCGGGCCTGTATGCGCACTATCAGTCGGCGCGCGCCGTGATTGCCCGCATGGGCGGCCGGCTGTCGCATGGGTCGACCTTGTTGCGTGAACTGCGCAAACCATCCGCCGTGCTGCCTCTGGTCGATCCCGCCTGGCTGGGGCGCGTGGTGCTGTATCACGATGGGACACTCACCCTGGTCGAAGAGGAAGGCAAGCACGCCTTCAACCCGGACTGCCCGTAA
- a CDS encoding tripartite tricarboxylate transporter substrate binding protein translates to MFRSIRVSLASRIAAVAACALGAPASAPATAAGHYPSNPIRIIVPFAAGGTSDLVTRILAQAMGTELNVPVIIDNRPGAGGNIGSELVARAAPDGYTLLMGTVATHGINASLYKSMPFDPVKDFAPVSLVASTPSVLEVNPKLPVKSVAELIAYAKAHPGALYFGSAGNGSSHHLAGELFDSMAGVKMTHVPYRGTAAAVTDTIGGQVQVIFDTLPSAMPYVKSGQLRALAVTSTNRDPALPDLPTLAEAGLPGYEVGSWYGLLAPAGTPPSIVDRISKLVAQLVRRPDIQQKLQAQGATAVGDTPAEFATHIASELKKWGPVVQASGARVD, encoded by the coding sequence ATGTTTCGAAGCATTCGCGTATCACTGGCATCGCGCATCGCCGCTGTCGCCGCGTGCGCCCTCGGCGCGCCAGCATCGGCGCCGGCCACGGCAGCGGGACACTACCCCAGCAATCCCATCCGCATCATCGTGCCTTTCGCGGCGGGGGGCACCAGCGATCTGGTGACCCGCATCCTGGCCCAGGCCATGGGGACCGAGCTGAATGTACCCGTCATCATCGACAACCGCCCCGGCGCAGGCGGCAACATCGGATCGGAGCTGGTCGCACGCGCGGCGCCTGACGGCTATACCTTGCTGATGGGGACGGTGGCGACGCATGGCATCAATGCCAGCCTCTACAAAAGCATGCCCTTCGATCCCGTAAAGGATTTCGCTCCGGTCAGCCTGGTCGCGTCGACACCGAGTGTGTTGGAGGTCAATCCCAAGCTGCCGGTCAAATCCGTGGCCGAACTCATCGCTTATGCCAAGGCGCACCCAGGCGCGCTTTACTTCGGCTCCGCAGGCAACGGCAGCTCGCACCATCTGGCGGGTGAACTGTTCGATTCGATGGCTGGCGTGAAGATGACCCATGTGCCCTATCGCGGCACGGCGGCAGCCGTCACGGACACGATAGGTGGCCAGGTGCAGGTGATCTTCGACACCCTGCCGTCGGCCATGCCCTACGTGAAATCCGGGCAGTTGCGCGCCCTGGCCGTGACCAGCACAAATCGTGATCCCGCTCTCCCTGACTTGCCGACACTGGCCGAGGCCGGGCTGCCCGGCTACGAGGTCGGGTCCTGGTACGGGCTGCTGGCGCCCGCCGGCACGCCTCCCTCCATTGTCGACAGGATCAGCAAACTGGTCGCGCAGTTGGTACGCCGGCCCGATATTCAGCAGAAGCTGCAAGCCCAGGGCGCGACCGCGGTCGGCGACACACCCGCGGAGTTCGCCACGCATATCGCGAGCGAGCTTAAGAAATGGGGGCCGGTCGTGCAAGCGTCAGGCGCCCGCGTGGATTGA
- a CDS encoding MBL fold metallo-hydrolase, which yields MPASTTDAALAAASAVVNAATQDVSRRPEIHSFFDEDTYTVSHIVVDTKTNTCAIIDSVLDYDAASGRTSTRSVERLIDFVQERGLHVEWVLETHVHADHLSAAPLLNQRLGGRLAISAHISIVQDVFGKVFNAGTDFARDGSQFDHLFADGEEFSVGQLQAVGLHVPGHTPACMAYVIGDAVFVGDTLFMPDYGTARCDFPGGDAAVLYRSIRRLMALPNVTRVFLCHDYKAPGRDRYVWETTIAAQRQGNLHVHEGVSEQDFVALREQRDAALSMPRLILPSVQVNMRGGKLPEPEANGVRYLKIPVNAM from the coding sequence ATGCCGGCATCCACCACGGACGCGGCCTTGGCCGCGGCCAGCGCGGTCGTTAACGCCGCCACCCAGGACGTGTCGCGGCGTCCTGAGATTCATTCCTTCTTTGACGAAGACACCTATACGGTCAGCCATATCGTCGTCGATACGAAGACCAACACCTGCGCCATCATCGACAGCGTGCTGGACTACGACGCGGCCAGCGGGCGCACGTCGACCCGCAGCGTCGAACGCTTGATCGATTTCGTGCAGGAGCGGGGCCTGCACGTCGAGTGGGTGCTGGAAACGCATGTCCATGCCGATCATCTCTCCGCCGCGCCCTTGCTGAATCAGCGCCTGGGCGGCCGCCTTGCCATCAGCGCGCACATCAGCATCGTCCAGGACGTCTTCGGAAAAGTCTTCAACGCCGGCACGGACTTCGCGCGAGACGGCAGCCAGTTCGATCATTTGTTCGCCGATGGCGAGGAATTTTCCGTTGGCCAACTGCAAGCAGTGGGACTGCACGTGCCAGGGCACACGCCCGCTTGCATGGCCTATGTGATCGGTGACGCGGTTTTCGTCGGCGACACCTTGTTCATGCCGGACTACGGCACCGCGCGTTGCGATTTTCCGGGCGGCGACGCGGCGGTGCTGTATCGCTCCATCCGTCGGCTGATGGCCTTGCCGAATGTCACGCGGGTGTTCCTGTGCCACGACTACAAGGCGCCCGGCCGCGACCGCTATGTGTGGGAAACGACCATCGCGGCTCAGCGTCAGGGCAATCTGCACGTCCATGAAGGCGTGTCCGAACAGGATTTCGTGGCCTTGCGCGAGCAGCGCGACGCGGCCTTGTCCATGCCACGCCTGATCCTGCCTTCGGTACAGGTCAATATGCGCGGCGGCAAACTGCCGGAGCCGGAAGCCAACGGCGTGCGGTATCTGAAGATTCCCGTGAATGCCATGTGA
- a CDS encoding SDR family oxidoreductase codes for MSKNKEGKKEDKHKGDRKQAEATAGKQQRIQQEQDKRDQAAAGSSGAKKEQAMQAGQRDYPEPPLPDQRIGKPGLEADMEVRPAFSAPGYRGSAKLDGYSTIVTGGDSGIGRAVAILFAREGADVAIVYLNEHEDAEATKRCVEAEGKRCVLIPGDVKDPKFCRKAVETTLREFGKLDVLVNNAAFQEHAGSIEDISEERFDETLRTNVYGYFHMAKAAVPHLKEGGSIVNSGSVTGLRGSGGLIDYSTTKGAIHAFTMSLASSLAPRGIRVNAVAPGPVWTPFNPGDKPPKELKEFGAKTLMGRPAQPEELSPAYVFLAAPACASYITGMILPVTGSPG; via the coding sequence ATGAGCAAGAACAAGGAAGGCAAGAAAGAGGACAAGCACAAGGGCGACCGCAAACAGGCGGAGGCCACCGCCGGCAAGCAGCAGCGCATCCAGCAAGAGCAGGATAAGCGTGACCAGGCGGCGGCGGGGTCTTCCGGGGCCAAGAAAGAGCAGGCAATGCAGGCGGGGCAACGGGACTACCCCGAGCCGCCCTTGCCGGACCAGCGTATCGGCAAGCCCGGCCTGGAAGCGGATATGGAGGTGCGCCCGGCGTTTTCGGCGCCAGGCTATCGCGGCAGCGCCAAGCTGGATGGCTACTCCACCATCGTCACGGGCGGCGACTCGGGCATCGGCCGGGCCGTGGCCATTCTGTTTGCCAGGGAAGGGGCCGACGTCGCCATCGTGTATCTCAACGAGCACGAGGACGCGGAGGCAACGAAACGCTGCGTCGAAGCCGAAGGCAAGCGCTGCGTCCTGATCCCGGGCGACGTGAAGGATCCCAAGTTCTGCCGCAAGGCAGTTGAAACAACGCTGCGCGAGTTCGGCAAGCTCGACGTCCTGGTAAACAACGCGGCCTTCCAGGAACACGCGGGGTCCATCGAGGATATTTCCGAAGAACGCTTCGACGAGACCCTGCGTACCAACGTCTACGGCTACTTCCACATGGCCAAGGCAGCTGTGCCGCACCTGAAGGAGGGCGGCAGCATCGTCAACAGCGGGTCGGTGACCGGCTTGCGCGGCAGTGGCGGCCTGATCGACTACTCGACCACGAAGGGGGCGATCCATGCTTTCACGATGTCGCTGGCGAGCAGTCTGGCGCCCCGAGGCATACGCGTGAACGCAGTGGCGCCGGGCCCCGTGTGGACGCCGTTCAATCCAGGCGACAAGCCGCCCAAGGAGTTGAAGGAATTCGGCGCCAAGACGCTCATGGGACGGCCCGCGCAACCGGAAGAGCTGTCGCCGGCCTACGTGTTCCTGGCCGCCCCGGCCTGCGCTAGCTACATCACGGGCATGATCCTGCCGGTTACGGGCAGTCCGGGTTGA
- a CDS encoding MBL fold metallo-hydrolase: protein MKIFQSGRTSVYMVGGGGVGLSHPCDSHVYIIENNGVAAMVDAGSGIAPEEIRGRLLQDGLRLDALETIILTHSHWDHGRGAAWWVAATGARLAVHRLGVATLEENLWPNSHVERHGVASRQVKVDLPLEDGDTIHIGAIELEVIHTPGHSDDSISLLARLDGRTLLFGGDTCFAEGGHGTVNADTDFRAYRASVRRLSELKVDILFPGHKHFVLSRAHAHIAMLDRRMSGSWTSMVDARVPFFPTWWLEHDASLYEDAAQTEP from the coding sequence ATGAAGATTTTCCAATCCGGCCGCACGTCGGTATACATGGTGGGTGGCGGCGGTGTGGGCCTATCGCACCCATGCGACTCACACGTCTACATCATCGAGAACAACGGCGTCGCGGCAATGGTCGATGCCGGCAGCGGCATCGCGCCGGAGGAAATCCGCGGCCGCCTGCTGCAAGATGGGCTGCGCCTTGACGCCTTAGAGACCATCATCCTTACCCACTCCCATTGGGACCACGGCCGCGGCGCGGCCTGGTGGGTGGCGGCCACCGGTGCGCGGCTTGCCGTACACCGGCTTGGGGTGGCCACGCTGGAGGAAAATTTGTGGCCCAACTCCCACGTCGAACGCCACGGCGTGGCATCGCGTCAGGTTAAGGTAGATCTGCCGCTGGAGGATGGTGACACGATCCATATCGGCGCCATCGAGCTGGAAGTCATCCACACGCCCGGACACAGCGACGACTCGATTTCCCTGCTGGCGCGACTCGATGGCCGCACCCTGTTGTTCGGCGGCGATACATGCTTTGCCGAAGGCGGCCATGGCACAGTCAATGCCGATACGGATTTCCGCGCCTACCGCGCGTCCGTACGCAGACTCTCCGAACTGAAAGTGGATATCCTGTTTCCTGGCCATAAGCATTTCGTACTGTCGCGCGCTCATGCGCATATCGCCATGCTGGACCGCCGAATGTCCGGATCGTGGACCAGCATGGTGGATGCCCGTGTGCCCTTCTTTCCCACATGGTGGCTGGAGCATGATGCCTCGCTCTATGAAGACGCCGCTCAAACGGAGCCCTGA
- a CDS encoding IclR family transcriptional regulator, giving the protein MNALAEASSTAVSGTQSIRRTVSLLRTLVASQKRGATSVELATRTGLDRSTARRMLQCLVEEDVLVFDSSTRRYHFGHLAYDMGLAASERLDLPQLCKPALARIADDTGDTVFLMIRSGDDAVCADRAVGSYPIKTFIVDVGTRRPLGIGAGSLAMLSALPEEVAELVLANNVPRLGAYAGMNERRLRAMMLDARRQGHVAMDVVDVPGARTVSVPILTGTGRPVAALSVAAIAMRMTAEREAMVLAVLRREAAGIGQALTGRAQQAEQDA; this is encoded by the coding sequence ATGAACGCACTTGCCGAAGCCTCATCTACCGCCGTCAGCGGCACCCAAAGCATCCGTCGCACGGTCAGTCTGTTGCGGACCTTGGTCGCAAGCCAAAAGCGGGGTGCTACCTCGGTGGAGCTGGCGACGCGAACCGGCCTGGACCGCAGTACTGCCCGACGGATGTTGCAATGCCTAGTCGAGGAAGACGTGCTCGTATTCGACAGCAGCACGCGGCGCTACCATTTCGGCCATCTGGCCTACGACATGGGGCTGGCGGCCTCCGAACGCCTGGACTTGCCGCAGTTATGCAAGCCGGCATTGGCGCGCATCGCCGACGACACTGGCGATACCGTGTTTCTGATGATTCGCAGCGGGGACGATGCCGTCTGTGCGGATCGAGCCGTCGGCTCTTATCCGATCAAGACTTTTATCGTCGATGTCGGCACGCGGCGGCCCTTGGGTATAGGGGCGGGCAGCCTGGCCATGCTCAGCGCCCTGCCCGAAGAGGTCGCGGAACTGGTCCTTGCCAATAACGTCCCCCGGCTCGGCGCGTATGCCGGCATGAACGAAAGGCGCTTGCGAGCCATGATGCTCGACGCACGCCGCCAAGGGCATGTGGCGATGGACGTGGTGGACGTGCCGGGCGCGCGCACGGTTTCCGTCCCGATCTTGACAGGGACGGGCCGGCCGGTAGCCGCGCTCAGCGTGGCGGCAATCGCCATGCGCATGACCGCCGAGCGCGAGGCCATGGTGCTGGCTGTCCTTCGGCGGGAGGCGGCTGGCATCGGGCAGGCGCTGACCGGCCGCGCACAGCAGGCCGAACAGGACGCCTGA